Proteins from a genomic interval of Gadus morhua chromosome 19, gadMor3.0, whole genome shotgun sequence:
- the tmem110l gene encoding transmembrane protein 110, like — MDINGYKEILLPDRLDINKVTEITNMSDIIEATPHGCDNGALTDRFGVLIQGLLGVVAFSTLMLKRFREPASIRRPWRIWFYDTSKQAIGALFIHLANVFLSTLTEEDPCSLYLINFLLDATLGMLFIWAGVRLVSKLVEHKQWTLLTFGEYGDPPQAAAWLGQCGFYLVIMVLEKAVVSLVLLVPGWTNLQAVLLSYITDPQLELVVVMLIVPFIVNSIMFWVVDSLMMRKYKTTKSMEDSCDSGPGLPRSGSLPFIADDESQVLLTVDTDTEDATEEEEEEGGEDQLIPTPHFSEGAPKPSWVVV, encoded by the exons ATGGACATTAACGGATACAAAGAGATTTTACTGCCGGATCGATTGGACATCAATAAAGTAACGGAAATAACTAATATGTCTGATATCATCGAGGCGACCCCGCACGGCTGCGATAACGGAGCCCTGACGGACAGGTTCGGGGTGCTGATCCAAGGGCTGCTTGGCGTCGTGGCGTTCAGCACTCTGATGC TGAAGAGGTTCCGAGAACCTGCGAGCATCAGACGACCATGGCGGATCTG gtTCTATGACACGTCCAAGCAGGCCATCGGGGCGCTGTTCATCCACCTGGCCAACGTGTTCCTGTCCACGCTCACTGAGGAGGACCCCTGCTCTCT CTACTTAATCAACTTCCTGTTGGACGCCACACTGGGGATGCTGTTCATCTGGGCGGGAGTCCGGCTGGTGTCCAAGCTGGTGGAGCACAAGCAGTGGACACTGCTCACGTTTGGAGAATACG GTGACCCCCCCCAGGCGGCGGCGTGGCTGGGACAGTGTGGCTTCTACCTGGTCATCATGGTGCTGGAGAAGGCCGTGGTCAGCCTGGTGCTGCTGGTCCCCGGCTGGACCAAC TTGCAGGCGGTGTTGCTAAGCTACATCACTGATCCCCAGCTGGAGCTGGTGGTTGTCATGCTCATCGTGCCTTTCATAGTCAAC TCCATCATGTTCTGGGTGGTGGACAGTCTGATGATGAGGAAGTACAAGACGACGAAGAGCATGGAGGACTCGTGCGACAGCGGCCCCGGCCTCCCGCGGTCGGGCTCCCTGCCGTTCATTGCCGACGACGAATCCCAG gtgcTGCTGACTGTAGATACAGACACGGAGGACGccactgaggaagaggaggaggaggggggtgaagaCCAGCTCATCCCCACACCCCACTTCTCTGAGGGAGCCCCCAAACCCAGCTGGGTGGTGGTGTGA